Sequence from the Rhodococcus jostii RHA1 genome:
CCGCGGCTGGTTCGATCGGCTACCGGGGCATCAGTCTGTCGTTGTGGTCGCCGCCAAAAAGCAAGCAAGGTGTGGAATCCGGCGACGCAGCGCTCGACGGATCAGAGCAATGAACTCACGTTCGCTGCAGTGTCGGAGACCTGCTTCCCCCACCAGGGCACACGATTCTCGTCGAAACGGGTCTCCGGCATCGAGATGCCGATGCCACCTACCGGGCATCCCCCCTCCCCCAGCACAGCTGCCCCGACGGCACATACTCCCATCCGGTTCTGATTGACGTTCACCGCATATCCGACGCGGCGGATCTCCTCGATCTTCTTTCGGATAGATTCGGGATCGGTGTCGGTCTGCGGAGTCAGTTGCTGGATGGGACTGGAAAGAATTCTGTCGACCTCATCGTCCGGCAGGCACGCCATGATCGCCATTCCCCCCGACGTGTGAGGTAGCTGCCATGTGCTGCCGACCTTGATGAAGGTGCGAACCGCCTGATGGGAATCCATGCGTTCGATCTGAACCACCCGTTCCGCACCATCACGGACCTGGAGCGTGATGGTCTCGTTCGTCAGATCCCGCAGCTCACGCATCGGTTCGAGCGCGACCGTTCGCAAGTCTCCCTTGTCCCAGCCGCGCCTGCCCACGGCGAGCGCCCGCGAGGTGAGCTTCCATCGCGTGTACTCGCTCCCATCGCTGCGGATCCAGCCGGCGGATGCGAGCGCCTGAAGAGTCCGCTGCACGGTCGATTTCGGCAACTGAAGGGTGCGTGACAGTTCGCCTACTCCGACCGGCTGGCTCTCCGCCACAGCTTCGAGTACGCGCAAACCTCGTTCGATGCCTTGCACCTACTGTTCCTCTCCCTCGACCGCCGCTCCGCCGCGGTGCAACATTTCGTACTGTGCCGATTATCGGCACAGTATGTCGAAATGTCCAGTCTCGATGTCCGCTACCGGTTCACCGAAGGCGAATCTCGGCGGCCGCGCCGACGCCGACAGGCGGCGAACTGTCCGCGAGGATCTTGAAGACGCCCGTCGCCGTTGCCACCACCGAATCGTTCACCCGCAGGTCGGAGTCCGCGAAGACGATCGATGCCGTGCGCCGCACGATACGGGGTGAGCTCGTCAAGAGGTCACCGACCCGGACGATACCGAGGAAACTGACATTCAGTTGCACGGTCGCCATGTTCTGCGTGCCGGTTTCCGCGAGGGCGGTCGAACCGAGGGCTCGGTCGGCGAAGGCCATGATCAGGCCGCCCTGCACGACTCCTCGAAGGTTTCGATGTTTGGGTTCACACCGCAGTCCGTATTCCCGTGCACCGCCATCTCCGCGACGCAGCAGCAGTGGACCGATCAGCCCGATGAACCCACCGTCGTGCACCTCGTCCCATTCGACTTCGCTCACGCCCACCTCTACTTCTACTTCCATCCTGGCTTCGATCTTTCATACCCATCGAGTCGGGTCGCGATCTGATGGGCGGCGCGGAGCCGCCGACGGCGAGGTTGGAGGAACTCGCTCGTCGGCGGCCCGCGAGGTTGCGCGGGCCTCGTGCTTCGTGACCACCACGAGCACTGCCGGCCGCGCAACCCGTCAGGGGGTTACTGGGTAGCCGAGAGCACCTTCGACGGCACAGCCGAGTCACGGATTTCCCACAGCACCGGCTTGATGCACCGGAAGAACTGGGCTGCGTCCTCGCTCATCGGGAAGTGTCCGAGTCCCGCCATCGGAACGACCTTCGCACCCTCGATCTGCGCGCCGAGTTCCGCGGCCTCCTCCGGTCCCGTCGCGAAGTCGTATTCGCCGTTGAGGATGTACACGGCGGTCTTCGACGTATCGATGTTCTGTGCCGTTTCTCGAAGATCGTGCTCGACGCTGTAGTAGTGGAGATCACCCTTGAAGACCGGAGGGGATCCTTGGCTGTAGACCCAGGTCGTTTCCCTGCGGCCGACCTCGGGCGCCGTCGGCGAGGTGAGCGCGTACATCGCCGCGGGCTTGGAGTCGTTGCTGATCTCAGGGTGGAACCAGTAGTCGAGGTAGAAGCCGGGCGAATGCAGCGCCGCCTCGAGCGCGATCACGGCACGGAAGACGCCGGGGTAGTGCAGTGCCAGATCGGGGGCGAGGTTGCCGCCCATCGAACTGCCCATGTACACCGCGTCCTCGCAGTCGAGGGCCTCGGCCAGGGCAACGACGAACTTCATGAAGAAGTCCTGGGTCAGGTTGTACTCCTGCTCCCACCATCGCACCGAGAGCGGCGGCAGCGACCGCCCGTGATACGGCAGATCCCACGTGATCACGCGGAAGTGCGAGGTGATCTCCTCGTCCTCGAGGAGATGACGATACTGGCGGCCGTCACAGCCGGCGGTGTGCTGGAGAAGTAGCGGGATTCCGGACCCGCTCTCCTCGTAGTAGACCCGGTACTCGACGTCGTCGATCGTGAGATGGACGTACCGTCCGACCGCCTTGTCGAACTTCGTCGTGGTCATTTCGCCTCCTCGGCAACGTTGGTGTACGAACGCATGAAATCGAACACTCGTCTGAGCGCGGCGTAGTAGGCGAAGAACATCTTCATGTCTCCCCCATAGCGGAAGTTGTGCCGGGTGACCGCCGAGAAGAGGTCCTGATAGAACGGGCGAGGCACCCGCTGGAAGAACTTGCTCCATTCTTCGATCGGCGCCGAGATCTCGATGTCGTAGTTCCGCGCAACCGTCATGAGGTTGTTGCCCTCGGGCGGTGTCATGGAGTCGAGTCGACCGTCACGAATCACCAGCACGTAGGTTTCATCGCCGATCTCCAACCGGACGATGGCGTTCCAGAAGCGCGCCGCAATCTTGAATTCGGGATCCAAGTTGAGCGCCTCTGTGAACCTCTCCGTGTCCACAAATGGCATGGCCTTTCCCTTTCCAGTAAGTCGCTATTCGACCTGCGATCACACGCGGGCGGCGTGGGGTTCGCTAGACATGGCGGCCCCGAGCCACCACTATCGGGACTGTGCCGTTCAGCGGTACGCCGTGTCAATTTCGAGTATGTGTACTGCCTCACAATTTGTCAATACGCTGACGTGGACCTCCGTTGCCCGAGCTCGCCACACCCCACCCAGCGCCGAACGGCATCGCTCGGAGACGCGAATACTCCCTGGGGTTCGACAACTGACCTGAATCTCACTATGTGGCACCGCTATTCCAGCATTTGGCTATGCGCGATAGCTTCTGTGTACCGCCGCCACTTCCGCCCGCTGCACCCACGCACTCGGGCTCGGCGACTCGTCACGCGCGGAAACAGTCACGCGTTCGCAGTTCGGAGATCTGATGAAAATTGCAGTCATTCCAGGGGACGGAATCGGCCCCGAAGTCATCGACCAGGCGGTCAGGACCTTGCACGAGGTTGCCCCCACCATCGACACCAGCTACTTCGACCTGGGCGCCCGAAACTTCCGGGAAACAGGTCGTCTGCTCGCCCCGGAAACACTCGACGAGATCCGGCATCACGATGCGATCCTGCTCGGTGCCATCGGCGACCCCACTGTCCCCGCCGGCACGCTGGAACGTGGCATCCTGCTCGAAATGCGCTTCGCGCTAGATCATCACATCAACCCACGCCCGACGAAGACGATGCCCGGCGCGCCGCGAGTGCTTGCCGGAGACGTGAATGTCGACCTGTTGGTAGTCCGGGAGGGAACCGAAGGCCCGTACACCGGCAACGGGGGCGCACTCCGCGTCGGAACGCCGCATGAAGTCGCTACGGAAGTCAGTGTCAACACACGCTTCGGAGTCGATCGACTTCTCCGGGAAGCGTTCGAGCGCGCCACGGTCAGGCGGCAGAGGTTGACGATCGTGCACAAACCGAACGTTCTCGCCTTCGCAGGCTCCTTGTGGACGCGCGCTGCCGACGACCTGTCAGCGCTGTATCCGGACGTCGAGGTCGATCACATGCTCGTCGATGCGGCCATGCTGCACCTCGTCACAAACCCTGCCCGATTCGACGTCATCGCCACCGACAACCTCTTCGGCGACCTCATCACCGACCTCACGTCCGCCCTGGGCGGGGGTGTCGGGCTGGCGGCAAGCGCGAACATCGACGGCTCACGGAGGAATCCCGGCATGTTCGAACCGGTTCACGGGAGCGCCCCGGATATCGCAGGTCGAGGCGTCGCCGATCCCACAGCCGCGATCCTGTCGGTCGCGTTGATGCTGCATCACCTCGGGCGGTCACCTGAGGCGAACGCCATCGACCAGGCCGTTCAGGACCACGTCGCGACCCGCGGACCCGAATCCTGCTCCACCGAGGAAATCGGTGAGCAGATCAGGAGCCGAGTGGGCTCCTGATCACTCACACTGCTTCGCCATCGGCCGGCTGCCAGTTCGCGATGAGTTCCACGAGGCCGGGAAAGCGCTCATCGAGGTCTTCGATGCGGACTCGGCTTCGTCGCTCGAGCCCGTGCTGCCGCTGTCGGATGACACCTGCCTCCCTGAGCGCTTTGAAGTGGTGGGTGAGGCTCGACTTCGGCCGGTCGAATCCGAACCAACCGCAGGTGTGGTCGTACTCCTCAGAGCTGGTCAACAGCCGATTGACGATTGTGAGTCTCAGCGGGTCGGCGAGGACGCCCATGACCCGCTCCAGACGGATCTCCGATGCCGCGGGTTCGGGTAGCGGCGTCGGCAGAGAAGGCTCTTCGCTGTCGCTCATGCGATAGGTCGGCGCAAGGTCGGTCATAGATCCAGCATAGCGGCAGTACGAATTTTGTCGTACCATCTCTGTACGAATAATCTCGTACTAGTACGACCGGTATCGAACCGGGTGCGGAAGAGGAGACAGCGATGGCGAAGAGTTCGGCCGGCCCGAAGGAACTGAGGTGGTCCCTGGCCGCCGCCAGCACGGTGACAGCCGTCTTCGTGCTGTCCAACGCGCCCACACCGCTATACACGCGCTGGCAAGCAGAATGGGAATTCAGTTCCGGAACGTTGACGATCGTGTTCGGGGCCTACATGGTCGGGCTGATCGGGACCCTTCTCGTCGCCGGGAAACTCGCCGATCGATACGGGCGGAAGATCGTGCTCGTCCCAGGCCTGATCGCCGCGGTCACCGCGGCGGGGCTCTTCCTGTCGGCCACGAACGTAGTGTGGTTGCTGGCGGCCAGGCTACTGGCCGGCGCCGCGGTCGGCGCGGCCGTCACCGCGGGCATGTCGGCGACGATCGATCTCGCCCCCGACCACCGGCGCCGGACCGGATCCATGATCGCTTCCGCTGCAATGGTATTCGGTGCCGGACTCGGCCCCCTCCTGTCCGGGGCGCTCTCCCAGCTCATCGACACACCACAGTCCTGGATATTCGGAATCGTGCTCACGATAACGACGCTGACGCTGGTCGTCGCGATACGGTTGCCACTCCCCCACGGATTCGCAGAGGACGGTCCGGTCGGACCTCTCTGGTCATGGCCCTCCGTTCCTCGTCCGAATCGCCGTGAACTCGCTTGGGGAGCAGCAGCATTCGCTCCAGGCATTACCTCGACTTCCTTCTTCCTCTCCCTCGGGCCCACAGTCCTCGCCACCGGCATCGACGCCCCCAGCCCGCTACTCGCGGGCGCGGCGGCATGCGGCATGTTTCTGGTAGCGACCGGAATCCAGTTCGCCCTGGCGCATCTGCGTACCAGAACCCATCTCGCCCTGAGTTCCACTGCCGCGTTCGTCTCGATGGCGACGCTGACGGCGAGCGTCACCCTCTCCCCGACGCCGGCGTTGTTCGTCATCGCGGCACTTCTTGCCGGCGCCGCACAGGGCCTCGGCCAACTTGCGGCATTGACGCTGATCGGCACCCGCATCCCCTCGAACCATCGCGCCGAAGCGAACGCGACATTGAACATCGCCGGCTACATTCCTGCGGCTCTGCTCCCCGTGGGAACGGGCTACCTGATCCAATTCCTCCCCTTCGGCGCGGCCATCGTCACGTTCGCGGCAGCCGTCATGGCATTCTCCCTCGCCGCCCTGATCACCGTACGAATCAGCACGGCCGAACACCTGCGTCCCCGCGCCTCGGACGGGCACGTGATCCGCGGGGAGACGGATGCCACCGCCGAGGAAGCACTGCTGGATGGGGCACGGCCATGACACTCGGGCGGTCGCATCGCCGGGCGTCTTCCGTCTCCCGGTCGATGGGTCGGACCCCGTCAACCCTTGTCAGGAGCTCCGCTGAGGGGCTTGACTGAAATGTGGGTCTCGATCGCCCAGGATGAACAGACAGGGAGGATGCAGATGCCAACCCATCAGGCAGTTCACGTCCAGGCCCCCGGCGAACCGCTGACACTCGTCGACGTCGAAACAGGGTCGCCCCCGCGCGACCATGTACGCATCGCGGTGTCGGCGTGCGGAGTGTGCGGCACCGACCACGCCTTCGTCAACGGCGCGTTCCCGGACATGTCTTGGCCTCTGACACCTGGACACGAGATCGCCGGAACCATCGCCGAACTCGGTGAGGGCGTCGACAACTACGCCGTCGGCGACCGCGTCGCCGTGGGTTGGTTCGGTGGGCACTGCAACCAGTGCATCCCCTGTCGTCAGGGCTCCTTCATTCATTGCGAGAAGTTGCAGGTGCCGAGCTGGCAGTATCCCGGCGGATACGCCGAGTCGGTGATCGTTCCAGCAAACGCACTGGCCCGGATTCCGAACGAGCTGTCCTTCGCGGAAGCAGCACCCATGAGTTGCGCTGGGGTCACCACGTACGACGCGCTGCGCAAAACCAGGGCCGTACCGGGCGACCGCGTCGCCATCCTCGGCATCGGCGGACTCGGCCACCTCGGTGTGCAGTTCGCCCGGGCGATGGGCTTCGAGACGATCGCCATCGCCCGCGGCGCCGACAAAGGCGACGATGCTCGTCAGCTCGGCGCCCACCACTACATCGATTCCACCGCCGGCGACGTCAGCGAAGCGTTGCAGGCTCTCGGTGGCGTATCCGTGGTTCTGGGGACCGCGGCGAGTTCGAAAGCGATGGGTGATGTGGTCGGTGGACTGCTTCCGCTCGGTGAACTCACGGTCGTCGGTGTCACGCCCGACCCACTGCCGATCAGCCCCCTACAGCTGATCACTCCCGGCGTCGATGTCACCGGCCACCCGTCCGGCACCGCCCGCGACGTCGAAGAGACGATGCACTTCGCGGTCCTGTCAGGCGTGCGCGCCCGAATCGAGGAACAGCCCCTGGCTCGAGCGGCGGAGGCCTACGCCGCGATGGAGGAAGGACGCGCACGCTACCGGATGGTCCTCACGATGTGACCGTTCTCGGCAACGGTTGATCGACTGCCTTCAGCGGAGTTCGTTGCCGCTGCGCCGTCCGATGCCCCGGGTGCCGGACGGTCCGTGGAGCTTCTCGTACGCGGCCTTCTCGGCGTCATGACGGGACGCCTTCCTCGGGTTCTCCAGGTCGGGCGGCAGTCCGTGCCTCTCGAGACGTCGAGATCGGTTCTGCGCCATGTACGACACCGCATAGAACACGGCGAGCAGCACTCCGAGTAAGACCATGGACGCTCGCAGTCCGAGCGGCCCCGGGAACAGGAAGAACGCGGCGAAGACCGGAACGAACGGGACCATGCTGCGAAGGAGGTGCCGGGGAACCGCCCAGTCACCGACCAGGTCGTTGCGGACCCAGTCCTGCATGGAGTCGGGAAGTTTGCGGCCTACCGCGTAACCCAGCCACTGTAGGGGGCCGGGCCGGGTTCGTTGCGTGTTTCGCGACATGACAATTGCCTGTTCATGTTGTGCTGAAGTCGAATTCGACATGATTGTCCTCAGTGATCGAGCGCGCCCGCTCTGAGCGCAGCCTGATTGACGCGGGTGAGAACGTCGTGAAGTTCTTCGAGTTCGGCCAGGCTGACACCGAGCTTTTCGATCACGGCGGGCGGAATCTTCTCGGCCTCCGCACGTAGCGCGGCACCGGCTTCGGTCAGTTCGACATCCAATTGCCTCTCGTCGGCGCGGCTGCGGGTGCGGGTGATCAGTCCGGACGCTTCGAGACGCTTGAGGAGCGGCGAGAGGGTGGGTGAATCGAGTTGCAGTGCGGTCCCGATCTCCTTGACCGCCATCGGGGCCTTCCCCCAGAGAGCAAGCATGACCAGGTACTGCGGATGCGTCAGCCCCATCGGTTCGAGCAAGGGGCGGTAGACGGCGAGCACCGCCCGGTTCGCGATCGCGAGCGCGAAACACACCTGCCGGTCGAGAGCGAGTAGGTCGTCGCCAGCCTTCCCCTGCTGGATGTCTGCGGTCATGCCACCAGGCTACCAGAATAATTCGTGCAATAACTAATATTGCACGAATCATTCTGGAGGTTGCCGCCGATCGTCACGGGAATCGCGCAACGAGGGCATCGAGGCCAGTTCGCGGGCCGGAGAAGAACGGCGTCTCCAGCCGAACGTGCCTGCGCGCGTCGGTAGCGCGAAGGTCTCGCATCATGTCGACTATCCGACTCGGGTCCGGAGCCTCGAAGGCGAGGATCCACTCGTAGTCGCTCAACCCGAAGGAACTCACGGTGTTGGCCCGCACGTCCGGGTAGGCGCGAGCCGCTCGGCCGTGTTCGGCGAGCTGCCGTCGCCGTTCGGCGTCCGGCAGCAGATACCACTCGAGCGATCGGTTGAACGGGTACACGCACACGAACTGACCCGGCTCCTCGTCGGCCACATATGCCGCGATGTGGCTGCGGTTGAATTCGGCAGGCCGGTGGAGCGCGACCGCACTCCATACCGTCGTGCACGCTCGACCGAGTCTGCAGCGCCGGAAACCGGAGTAGGCGGCCTGCAATTCCTCGACGGTGTCGGCATGCGTCCACATCATGAAGTCGGCGTCCCCACGTAGTCCTGCGACGTCGTAGATTCCGCGGATCGCGACACCCGACTCGGCGACTCGGTCGAGGTAAGTGTGCGCATCGTCCACGACCTCGTCGCGCACATCCGGCAGCGCGCCGGGGACCACCTGGAACACGGTGAACATCATGAACCGCACGCGCTGATTGAGTTCGGTGAAGCGAGACCGGGTCAAGGCGCGGGCTACCTCTCGACCGGAGCGCCGACCAACGAGCCGTACTCCACCCAGGAGCCGTCGTAGTTCCGGACGTCGGGGTAGCCGAGCAATTCGTGGAGAACGAACCAACTGTGCGCCGATCTTTCGCCGATCCGGCAATAGACGATGATGTCCTTCGTCTCGTCGAGGCCGGCGTCGCCGTACAGGGCGCGGAGCTCGTCCTCGCCGAGGAAGGTGCCGTCGTCAGCGGCAGCCTTGGACCACGGCACGTTGACGGCAGTCGGGACGTGCCCCGGAACCTGGGGTTGTTCCTGCGGGAAGTGCGCCGGCGCGAGGATCCTCCCGGAGAATTCGTCGGGAGACCGGACGTCGACGATGTTCTTGCTCCCGATCTGCTCGATCACCTCGTCGCGGTGCGCGCGGATTCCCGACACGGGCTCGGACGCCACGTAGTCGGTGGCCGGCCGGGTGACCTCCTCGCTCGACAGGGGCCGGCCGTCGAGCTCCCACTTCTTGCGTCCGCCGTCGAGCAGCCGGACGTCGCGGTGGCCGTAGAGCTTGAAGTACCAGTACGCGTAGGCGGCGAACCAGTTGTTGTTCCCCCCGTACAGGATCACCGTGTCGCCGTTGGCGATTCCTCTCTCGGACAGGAGTTTCTCGAACGATCGCCGGTCGATGACGTCGCGGCGTACCGGATCTTGAAGATCGCGCTTCCAGTCGATGCGGACGGCACCGTCGATGTGGTTCGTCTCGTACTGCGCGGTGTCCTCGTCCACCTCGACAAGGACGACGTCGGGGTCGTGACCGTGTTCGACGACCCATTCGGCGTCGACCAGAAAATTGCTTCTACTCATGGTTCATCCTTCACTTCGTCGGCAACCGGGTGTGCACATATAATTAATGCACGATCTATTCGCCTGCGCTACAGTTTTCGGCACACAGTTTCGACAGGAGCACCGATGACCACACCGAAGACCCGCTCTGTTCAGGCGAAGGCCCCGCGCACGGAGGGGCAATGGGCTCAGGGCGACCGTGAGCCGCTCAATGTGAACGAGCAGGTCAAACAGGATGACGACGGCCTCAACGTGCGCAAGAGAATCGAGGAGGTGTACTGCCGTACCGGTGTCGCCGGCATCGACCCGACCGATCGGCGAAGCCGCTTCCGCTGGTGGGGGCTCTACACGCAGCGCGCACCTGGCATCGAGGGCGGCCGAACCGCCACGTTGCCGCCGGAAGAACTCGAGGACGAGCACTTCATGCTCCGGATCCGCATCGACGGAGGGGCACTGACCACCGAACAGCTGCGCGTCGTCGGTGAAGTCTCCCGACTGTTCGCCCGCGACACCGCGGATCTCACCGACCGCCAGAACATTCAGCTGCACTGGATCAGGGTCGAGGACCTACCCGAGATCTGGCGGCGACTCGAAGGGGTAGGCCTCACGACCGCCGAATCCGCAGGCGACACGCCGCGCGTGGTCCTCGGCTCGCCGATGGCCGGCATCGCCGTCGACGAGGTTCTCGACGCCACACCCGCTCTGCACGAGATCACACGCCGATTGATCGCAAACCCCGACTACTCCAACCTGCCGCGTAAATTCAAAACCGCCATCTCCGGTCTCCAAGACGTGGTCCACGAGATCAACGACGTGGCGTTCATCGGTGTCGACCACCCGGACCATGGCCCGGGACTGGATGTCTGGGTCGGTGGCGGCCTGTCGACGAATCCACGGATCGGCGAGCGCCTCGGCGCGTGGGTACCACTGGAAGACGTGCCCGACGTGTGGATCGGAATCGTCTCCCTCTTCCGCGACTACGGGTATCGGCGACTGAGGGCGAAGGCACGCCTGAAGTTCCTCGTCTCGGACTGGGGTGTCGAGAAGTTCCGCGACGTGCTCGAGAAGGAATACCTCGGACGCGCGATGCTCGATGGACCAGCACCCGAACCGCTCGACGAACCACGCGATCACGTCGGCATCCAGCGCCAGAAGAACGGGCTGAACGCCGTCGGGATCGCACCCGTCGTCGGCAGGGTCGGCGGCACCGTGCTGACCGACTTGGCACGAGCAGCGGAAGCATCCGGATCCCGACGCGTCCGCATCACCCCGATGCAGAAACTGGTGATCCTCGACGTCGAGGACGACAGTATCGACTCCCTCCAAGCCGACCTCGAAAAGCTGGGTTTCCCCGCCCGTCCGTCGCCCTGGCGACGGAGCACCATGGCCTGCACCGGCATCGAGTTCTGCAAGTTCGGGATCGTCGAGACCAAGGCGCGAGCCGCCACACTCATCGCAGACGTCGAGAAACGACTTGCCGACGTGCAGGATCAGCTCGAGCACCCGATCACAGTGCACCTCAATGGGTGCCCCAACTCGTGCGCCCGCATTCAGGTCGCCGACATCGGTCTCAAGGG
This genomic interval carries:
- a CDS encoding IclR family transcriptional regulator, with product MQGIERGLRVLEAVAESQPVGVGELSRTLQLPKSTVQRTLQALASAGWIRSDGSEYTRWKLTSRALAVGRRGWDKGDLRTVALEPMRELRDLTNETITLQVRDGAERVVQIERMDSHQAVRTFIKVGSTWQLPHTSGGMAIMACLPDDEVDRILSSPIQQLTPQTDTDPESIRKKIEEIRRVGYAVNVNQNRMGVCAVGAAVLGEGGCPVGGIGISMPETRFDENRVPWWGKQVSDTAANVSSLL
- a CDS encoding PaaI family thioesterase; amino-acid sequence: MEVEVEVGVSEVEWDEVHDGGFIGLIGPLLLRRGDGGAREYGLRCEPKHRNLRGVVQGGLIMAFADRALGSTALAETGTQNMATVQLNVSFLGIVRVGDLLTSSPRIVRRTASIVFADSDLRVNDSVVATATGVFKILADSSPPVGVGAAAEIRLR
- a CDS encoding alpha/beta fold hydrolase; translated protein: MTTTKFDKAVGRYVHLTIDDVEYRVYYEESGSGIPLLLQHTAGCDGRQYRHLLEDEEITSHFRVITWDLPYHGRSLPPLSVRWWEQEYNLTQDFFMKFVVALAEALDCEDAVYMGSSMGGNLAPDLALHYPGVFRAVIALEAALHSPGFYLDYWFHPEISNDSKPAAMYALTSPTAPEVGRRETTWVYSQGSPPVFKGDLHYYSVEHDLRETAQNIDTSKTAVYILNGEYDFATGPEEAAELGAQIEGAKVVPMAGLGHFPMSEDAAQFFRCIKPVLWEIRDSAVPSKVLSATQ
- a CDS encoding 3-isopropylmalate dehydrogenase translates to MKIAVIPGDGIGPEVIDQAVRTLHEVAPTIDTSYFDLGARNFRETGRLLAPETLDEIRHHDAILLGAIGDPTVPAGTLERGILLEMRFALDHHINPRPTKTMPGAPRVLAGDVNVDLLVVREGTEGPYTGNGGALRVGTPHEVATEVSVNTRFGVDRLLREAFERATVRRQRLTIVHKPNVLAFAGSLWTRAADDLSALYPDVEVDHMLVDAAMLHLVTNPARFDVIATDNLFGDLITDLTSALGGGVGLAASANIDGSRRNPGMFEPVHGSAPDIAGRGVADPTAAILSVALMLHHLGRSPEANAIDQAVQDHVATRGPESCSTEEIGEQIRSRVGS
- a CDS encoding ArsR/SmtB family transcription factor; translated protein: MTDLAPTYRMSDSEEPSLPTPLPEPAASEIRLERVMGVLADPLRLTIVNRLLTSSEEYDHTCGWFGFDRPKSSLTHHFKALREAGVIRQRQHGLERRSRVRIEDLDERFPGLVELIANWQPADGEAV
- a CDS encoding MFS transporter, translating into MAKSSAGPKELRWSLAAASTVTAVFVLSNAPTPLYTRWQAEWEFSSGTLTIVFGAYMVGLIGTLLVAGKLADRYGRKIVLVPGLIAAVTAAGLFLSATNVVWLLAARLLAGAAVGAAVTAGMSATIDLAPDHRRRTGSMIASAAMVFGAGLGPLLSGALSQLIDTPQSWIFGIVLTITTLTLVVAIRLPLPHGFAEDGPVGPLWSWPSVPRPNRRELAWGAAAFAPGITSTSFFLSLGPTVLATGIDAPSPLLAGAAACGMFLVATGIQFALAHLRTRTHLALSSTAAFVSMATLTASVTLSPTPALFVIAALLAGAAQGLGQLAALTLIGTRIPSNHRAEANATLNIAGYIPAALLPVGTGYLIQFLPFGAAIVTFAAAVMAFSLAALITVRISTAEHLRPRASDGHVIRGETDATAEEALLDGARP
- a CDS encoding alcohol dehydrogenase catalytic domain-containing protein; the protein is MPTHQAVHVQAPGEPLTLVDVETGSPPRDHVRIAVSACGVCGTDHAFVNGAFPDMSWPLTPGHEIAGTIAELGEGVDNYAVGDRVAVGWFGGHCNQCIPCRQGSFIHCEKLQVPSWQYPGGYAESVIVPANALARIPNELSFAEAAPMSCAGVTTYDALRKTRAVPGDRVAILGIGGLGHLGVQFARAMGFETIAIARGADKGDDARQLGAHHYIDSTAGDVSEALQALGGVSVVLGTAASSKAMGDVVGGLLPLGELTVVGVTPDPLPISPLQLITPGVDVTGHPSGTARDVEETMHFAVLSGVRARIEEQPLARAAEAYAAMEEGRARYRMVLTM
- a CDS encoding DUF5313 family protein is translated as MSRNTQRTRPGPLQWLGYAVGRKLPDSMQDWVRNDLVGDWAVPRHLLRSMVPFVPVFAAFFLFPGPLGLRASMVLLGVLLAVFYAVSYMAQNRSRRLERHGLPPDLENPRKASRHDAEKAAYEKLHGPSGTRGIGRRSGNELR
- a CDS encoding MarR family winged helix-turn-helix transcriptional regulator produces the protein MTADIQQGKAGDDLLALDRQVCFALAIANRAVLAVYRPLLEPMGLTHPQYLVMLALWGKAPMAVKEIGTALQLDSPTLSPLLKRLEASGLITRTRSRADERQLDVELTEAGAALRAEAEKIPPAVIEKLGVSLAELEELHDVLTRVNQAALRAGALDH
- the hemQ gene encoding hydrogen peroxide-dependent heme synthase; this translates as MTRSRFTELNQRVRFMMFTVFQVVPGALPDVRDEVVDDAHTYLDRVAESGVAIRGIYDVAGLRGDADFMMWTHADTVEELQAAYSGFRRCRLGRACTTVWSAVALHRPAEFNRSHIAAYVADEEPGQFVCVYPFNRSLEWYLLPDAERRRQLAEHGRAARAYPDVRANTVSSFGLSDYEWILAFEAPDPSRIVDMMRDLRATDARRHVRLETPFFSGPRTGLDALVARFP
- a CDS encoding sulfurtransferase, yielding MSRSNFLVDAEWVVEHGHDPDVVLVEVDEDTAQYETNHIDGAVRIDWKRDLQDPVRRDVIDRRSFEKLLSERGIANGDTVILYGGNNNWFAAYAYWYFKLYGHRDVRLLDGGRKKWELDGRPLSSEEVTRPATDYVASEPVSGIRAHRDEVIEQIGSKNIVDVRSPDEFSGRILAPAHFPQEQPQVPGHVPTAVNVPWSKAAADDGTFLGEDELRALYGDAGLDETKDIIVYCRIGERSAHSWFVLHELLGYPDVRNYDGSWVEYGSLVGAPVER
- a CDS encoding nitrite/sulfite reductase — protein: MTTPKTRSVQAKAPRTEGQWAQGDREPLNVNEQVKQDDDGLNVRKRIEEVYCRTGVAGIDPTDRRSRFRWWGLYTQRAPGIEGGRTATLPPEELEDEHFMLRIRIDGGALTTEQLRVVGEVSRLFARDTADLTDRQNIQLHWIRVEDLPEIWRRLEGVGLTTAESAGDTPRVVLGSPMAGIAVDEVLDATPALHEITRRLIANPDYSNLPRKFKTAISGLQDVVHEINDVAFIGVDHPDHGPGLDVWVGGGLSTNPRIGERLGAWVPLEDVPDVWIGIVSLFRDYGYRRLRAKARLKFLVSDWGVEKFRDVLEKEYLGRAMLDGPAPEPLDEPRDHVGIQRQKNGLNAVGIAPVVGRVGGTVLTDLARAAEASGSRRVRITPMQKLVILDVEDDSIDSLQADLEKLGFPARPSPWRRSTMACTGIEFCKFGIVETKARAATLIADVEKRLADVQDQLEHPITVHLNGCPNSCARIQVADIGLKGMIVTDVDSNQVEGFQVHLGGGLGLDTSFGRKLRGHKLPATEVPDYVERIVRRYVAGREGSEKFATWVQRATEADLA